A portion of the Nakamurella flava genome contains these proteins:
- a CDS encoding substrate-binding domain-containing protein has translation MRTPLRHFMVAAAVSAVTLTALTGCGSSSSTSSSSADGGSSSAAASGSAGADAGGSIPLYSGMALSAASSDVDTSKYKSDVSNPKIGYASLNLVNSFQVQRSKAAELVAKEYGAELITTNANNDANTQVSNIEDLLAQGVNALVVSPVNSDSLTPVLRRAAQANIPVIVEGTDVQSSDVLSRVFSTNDTFGATAAKGLCDLMSGKGKVVMLRGIAGVQAETERYDAGKAEMEKCGLEVEGEAYGDWNYAGGQTAAETLVAQFPEIDGVWSSGSEMTRAAIDVFEAKGRPLVPMTGECENGFLHIWQDKGLKAVAPIFPTWQTPEAVKLALKALRGETIKASYSLELPAITDENVDQFANASLPKDWWSDGVVGSDGKLENYLTPDQVKTIFS, from the coding sequence ATGCGTACCCCCCTCCGGCATTTCATGGTCGCCGCGGCCGTGTCGGCCGTGACCCTGACCGCCCTGACCGGCTGCGGGAGTTCCAGCAGCACGTCCTCCAGCTCGGCCGACGGTGGCTCGTCGTCCGCTGCGGCGTCCGGCAGCGCCGGCGCGGACGCCGGCGGCAGCATCCCGCTCTACTCGGGGATGGCGCTGTCCGCCGCCAGCTCCGATGTCGACACCTCGAAGTACAAGAGCGACGTCAGCAACCCCAAGATCGGGTACGCCAGCCTCAACCTGGTCAACAGCTTCCAGGTGCAGCGCTCCAAGGCCGCCGAACTGGTGGCCAAGGAGTACGGCGCCGAGCTCATCACCACCAACGCCAACAACGACGCCAACACCCAGGTCAGCAACATCGAGGACCTGCTCGCGCAGGGCGTCAACGCCCTCGTCGTCTCGCCGGTCAACAGCGACTCCCTGACCCCGGTGCTGCGCCGCGCGGCGCAGGCCAACATCCCGGTCATCGTCGAGGGGACGGACGTCCAGTCCTCTGACGTGCTCAGCCGGGTGTTCTCGACCAACGACACCTTCGGTGCCACCGCGGCCAAGGGACTCTGCGACCTGATGTCCGGGAAGGGCAAGGTCGTGATGCTGCGCGGGATAGCCGGCGTGCAGGCCGAGACCGAGCGGTACGACGCGGGCAAGGCCGAGATGGAGAAGTGCGGACTCGAGGTCGAGGGTGAGGCCTACGGCGACTGGAACTACGCCGGCGGTCAGACCGCGGCGGAGACGCTGGTCGCCCAGTTCCCCGAGATCGACGGCGTGTGGTCCAGCGGTTCGGAGATGACGCGGGCGGCGATCGACGTGTTCGAGGCCAAGGGGCGGCCGCTGGTGCCGATGACCGGCGAGTGCGAGAACGGTTTCCTGCACATCTGGCAGGACAAGGGGCTCAAGGCCGTGGCGCCGATCTTCCCGACCTGGCAGACCCCGGAAGCGGTCAAGCTGGCGCTGAAGGCGTTGCGCGGCGAGACGATCAAGGCCTCCTACAGCCTGGAGCTGCCGGCCATCACCGATGAGAACGTCGACCAGTTCGCCAACGCCTCGCTGCCCAAGGACTGGTGGTCGGACGGTGTCGTCGGCAGCGACGGCAAGCTGGAGAACTACCTGACGCCCGACCAGGTCAAGACGATCTTCTCGTGA
- a CDS encoding ABC transporter permease: MTTSGTPTHTGGRLFRDPSTGRSSHPIRRLVTPSFWRHKAVWVVLAATYLVGLAVSANVVAPSRWADLLRLATPLACLALGQTILVIGRNLDLSVGGVVGLVNVIAAGVLAQQSNPVVVILLCLGMGLAVGLINGVGVALVGVSPFIMTLGTSFMLTGAALVISGGAPSGQLPPSIRALSLGSWLGLAPAVWLTAALFVGVAIVLKFTWVGRTLYARGINPSAARLSGVSLARVDVVSYVFSGLCAAVGGLFLAGAVGQGSLGAGEDLLLNSLAAVVVGGTTFVGGKGGVGGTLGGALLFTVLAAVLTAAGLGAGGLSIASGVVLLAAAALFRRTRST, translated from the coding sequence ATGACGACGAGCGGTACGCCGACGCACACGGGCGGGCGGCTCTTCCGGGACCCGTCGACGGGACGGTCATCGCACCCGATCCGTCGACTGGTGACGCCGTCGTTCTGGCGACACAAGGCGGTCTGGGTCGTGCTGGCCGCGACCTATCTCGTCGGGCTGGCCGTGTCCGCGAACGTCGTCGCGCCGAGTCGCTGGGCCGACCTGCTGCGGTTGGCCACGCCGTTGGCGTGCCTGGCCCTTGGTCAGACGATCCTGGTCATCGGCCGCAACCTCGACCTCTCCGTCGGCGGGGTCGTCGGACTGGTCAACGTGATCGCCGCCGGCGTCCTGGCGCAGCAGAGCAACCCCGTCGTGGTGATCCTGCTGTGCCTGGGCATGGGGCTGGCCGTGGGCCTGATCAACGGCGTCGGCGTTGCCCTGGTAGGGGTTTCGCCGTTCATCATGACCCTGGGCACGAGTTTCATGCTGACCGGCGCGGCCCTCGTGATCTCGGGTGGAGCCCCGTCCGGTCAACTTCCACCGTCGATCCGCGCGCTGTCCCTCGGCAGTTGGCTCGGCCTGGCTCCCGCGGTGTGGCTCACCGCGGCCCTGTTCGTGGGGGTGGCCATCGTGCTGAAGTTCACCTGGGTGGGCCGCACGCTCTACGCCCGCGGCATCAATCCCTCCGCCGCGCGGCTCAGCGGCGTCTCCCTCGCCCGTGTCGACGTCGTCTCCTACGTGTTCTCGGGGCTCTGCGCCGCCGTCGGCGGCCTGTTCCTGGCCGGCGCCGTCGGTCAGGGCAGTCTCGGAGCCGGCGAAGACCTGCTGCTGAACTCGCTGGCCGCCGTCGTCGTCGGCGGCACCACCTTCGTCGGCGGCAAGGGCGGCGTCGGCGGGACCCTCGGCGGGGCATTGTTGTTCACCGTCCTGGCCGCCGTACTGACAGCCGCCGGTCTCGGCGCCGGCGGGCTGTCGATCGCCAGCGGTGTCGTCCTGCTCGCCGCGGCCGCTCTGTTCCGGCGAACCCGCAGCACCTGA
- a CDS encoding LacI family DNA-binding transcriptional regulator — protein sequence MCAQTCSARTLLTSSAMRQSLPVIDYEEDVIVTVKDVAQRAGVSVASVSRALNGLPGVSESVVRRVKEAADELHYRPNAVARSLRTEASRALGLVISDVTNSFFVELARTIEDEAAKLGFSLILCNSDEDPAKEGHYLDVLHDQRIDGLLLSPARAMTPQIRRMREFGTPIVLLDRNLRGSGLPCAGVDGRSAIADLAEHLAEQGYRSAGVIGGPVEVSNGHQRLLDFATEAGNRGIAVAPEHRHTGNFEVDGGRAAMSLILDTPSPPQVVFATNNLMALGALQVLHEQGVAVGTDMGFVSFDDVPWFSLMTPSITAIEQPIAALGANAASMITGLIAGQRVRSRTVRAHLTPRQSTMRGHA from the coding sequence ATGTGCGCGCAGACCTGTTCGGCCAGAACGCTCTTGACAAGTTCGGCAATGCGGCAGAGTCTCCCCGTAATCGATTACGAGGAGGACGTTATCGTCACCGTCAAGGACGTCGCTCAGCGAGCGGGAGTGTCCGTCGCGAGCGTGTCACGCGCGCTCAACGGGCTTCCGGGCGTGAGCGAGAGCGTCGTCCGGCGGGTCAAGGAGGCGGCCGACGAGCTGCACTACCGTCCCAACGCGGTGGCCCGCTCGCTGCGGACGGAAGCCTCCCGCGCGCTCGGCCTGGTGATCAGCGACGTCACCAACTCCTTTTTCGTGGAGCTCGCCCGGACGATCGAGGACGAGGCGGCCAAGCTCGGCTTCTCGCTCATCCTGTGCAACTCCGACGAGGACCCGGCCAAGGAGGGCCACTACCTCGACGTCCTGCACGACCAGCGGATCGACGGTCTGCTGCTGTCCCCGGCCCGCGCGATGACGCCGCAGATCAGGCGGATGCGCGAGTTCGGAACGCCGATCGTGCTGCTCGACCGCAACCTCCGGGGTTCCGGCCTGCCCTGCGCGGGCGTCGACGGCCGCAGTGCCATCGCCGATCTCGCCGAGCACCTGGCCGAGCAGGGGTATCGGAGCGCCGGTGTCATCGGCGGTCCGGTCGAGGTGTCCAACGGCCACCAGCGGCTGCTCGACTTCGCCACCGAAGCCGGGAACCGGGGTATCGCCGTCGCTCCCGAGCACCGCCACACCGGCAATTTCGAGGTCGACGGTGGGCGCGCCGCGATGAGCCTGATCCTCGACACCCCGTCGCCCCCGCAGGTTGTCTTCGCGACCAACAACCTGATGGCCCTGGGCGCTCTGCAGGTGCTGCACGAACAGGGCGTCGCGGTCGGGACCGACATGGGCTTCGTCAGTTTCGACGACGTGCCCTGGTTCTCCCTGATGACTCCGAGCATCACGGCGATCGAGCAACCGATCGCCGCGCTGGGCGCCAACGCCGCGTCGATGATCACCGGCCTGATCGCCGGCCAACGGGTGCGCTCCCGCACGGTCCGCGCGCACCTGACTCCCCGGCAGTCCACGATGAGGGGCCACGCATGA
- a CDS encoding aldehyde dehydrogenase (NADP(+)), producing the protein MSPHDRSDPSAAPARHTSTAELDAALDAAVAAFAALSSLGRSGRARLLRAVSTALEADRDDLVTTCEQETGLPTSRLQQELSRARFQFEHFADVLDDGAYLEATVDHRGDSPAGPRPDLRRMLLPLGPVGVFGASNFPFAFSVAGGDTASALAAGCPVVAKVHEAHPLTSASSFRAIRRAAESIGVDTGILSLVHGQQAGTELVRHPAVRAVGFTGSLPVGRLLADVAAARPDPIPFYGELGALNVVAVCPAAARARGVDIARGLAGSFTLGVGQYCTKPGLVLIPAGPDGRALRKALITAVGEVPSGVMLSERIAGAYATRSTALAGHAGVTVLAGHSDRRPVDAGGRHGAPVLLEVDPDQLTGDLLEECFGPILLVATYTDVDQLRSIVSRTGPALTGTIHADGTDSEVSRIVLDILVGRVGRIVWNAFPTGLAVAWATHHGGPYPASTSVLHTSVGATAIRRWLRPVCFQDVPADLLPDELRDEPVDHSLARRVDGTLRVTS; encoded by the coding sequence ATGTCCCCTCATGACCGGTCGGACCCGTCCGCCGCGCCCGCCCGTCACACCTCGACCGCAGAACTGGACGCGGCGCTCGACGCGGCGGTCGCGGCCTTCGCCGCGCTCTCCTCCCTCGGCCGGTCGGGCCGCGCTCGACTGCTCAGAGCGGTGTCGACCGCACTCGAGGCCGACCGTGACGATCTGGTCACTACTTGTGAGCAGGAGACCGGACTGCCGACATCACGCCTGCAACAGGAACTCTCGCGGGCCAGATTCCAGTTCGAGCATTTCGCCGACGTGCTGGACGACGGCGCCTACCTCGAGGCGACGGTGGACCACCGCGGCGACTCGCCGGCCGGGCCCCGTCCCGACCTGCGCAGGATGCTCCTCCCGCTGGGCCCGGTCGGTGTGTTCGGGGCCAGCAACTTCCCGTTCGCCTTCTCGGTGGCCGGCGGCGACACCGCCTCGGCCCTGGCCGCTGGCTGTCCCGTCGTCGCCAAGGTCCACGAGGCCCACCCGCTGACCTCCGCATCGTCCTTCCGCGCGATCCGGCGGGCGGCGGAATCGATCGGCGTCGACACCGGCATCCTCTCGCTCGTCCACGGGCAACAGGCCGGGACGGAGCTGGTGCGCCACCCCGCCGTCCGCGCCGTGGGTTTCACCGGATCGCTGCCGGTCGGCCGTCTGCTGGCCGACGTCGCAGCGGCCCGCCCGGACCCGATCCCGTTCTACGGCGAGCTCGGGGCCCTGAATGTCGTGGCCGTCTGCCCGGCCGCGGCCCGGGCCCGCGGCGTCGACATCGCCCGCGGTCTCGCCGGTTCCTTCACCCTGGGGGTGGGGCAGTACTGCACCAAACCGGGTCTCGTCCTGATCCCCGCCGGCCCGGACGGCCGGGCCCTGCGCAAGGCGCTGATCACGGCGGTCGGCGAAGTGCCGAGCGGCGTGATGCTCAGCGAGCGCATCGCCGGCGCCTACGCCACCCGCAGCACGGCACTGGCCGGGCACGCCGGAGTCACTGTCCTGGCGGGTCATTCCGATCGTCGTCCGGTCGATGCCGGCGGCCGCCATGGCGCCCCAGTGCTCCTGGAGGTCGACCCCGACCAGCTGACCGGCGACCTGCTGGAGGAGTGTTTCGGGCCGATCCTGCTGGTGGCGACGTACACGGACGTCGACCAGCTGCGGTCCATCGTGTCCCGGACCGGACCGGCGCTGACCGGGACGATCCACGCCGACGGGACGGATTCCGAGGTGTCGCGGATCGTCCTGGACATCCTGGTCGGACGGGTGGGGCGCATCGTCTGGAACGCGTTCCCGACCGGACTGGCCGTGGCCTGGGCCACCCACCACGGTGGTCCCTACCCGGCATCCACGTCGGTGCTGCACACCAGCGTCGGGGCGACGGCCATCCGCCGCTGGCTCCGACCGGTCTGCTTCCAGGACGTGCCGGCCGACCTGCTGCCCGACGAACTACGGGACGAGCCGGTGGACCACTCACTGGCGCGTCGCGTGGACGGCACTCTCCGCGTGACCTCGTGA